A region from the Streptomyces lydicus genome encodes:
- a CDS encoding DUF5998 family protein translates to MAKTGTTTQGLRAAIERSGYYPTLVAEAVQAAVGGEPVTSYLVHQETTFDANEVRRHVTVLVLTGTRFIVSHTDEQAADATSPSPYATTSTESVKLSRISSVVLSRVVANPESYTPGRLPREVVLTIGWGAVARLDLEPAACGDPNCEADHGYTGSSTADDLSLRVSEAGDGPDSVRETLTFAQALSEATAATPSPR, encoded by the coding sequence ATGGCTAAGACCGGTACGACGACCCAGGGGCTGCGCGCGGCGATCGAGCGCAGCGGCTATTACCCGACGCTCGTGGCCGAGGCGGTGCAGGCCGCGGTCGGCGGCGAGCCCGTGACGTCGTACCTCGTCCACCAGGAGACGACCTTCGACGCCAACGAGGTCCGCCGCCATGTCACGGTCCTGGTCCTGACCGGCACCCGCTTCATCGTCAGTCACACCGACGAGCAGGCCGCCGACGCCACCTCCCCGTCGCCGTACGCCACCACCTCCACGGAATCCGTCAAGCTGAGCCGGATCTCCTCCGTGGTACTCAGCCGGGTGGTCGCCAACCCCGAGTCGTACACCCCGGGCCGGCTGCCCCGCGAGGTCGTGCTCACCATCGGCTGGGGCGCGGTCGCCCGCCTCGACCTGGAGCCCGCCGCCTGCGGCGACCCCAACTGCGAGGCGGACCACGGCTACACGGGCTCCTCCACCGCCGACGACCTCTCGCTGCGGGTCAGCGAGGCCGGTGACGGACCGGACTCGGTGCGCGAGACGCTCACCTTCGCCCAGGCGCTCTCCGAGGCCACCGCGGCCACCCCCTCGCCCCGCTGA